GCCTGCTTGGGGGTGACGGCGAGCCCCTCGCGCAGGCGCCAGCCGCGGATCAGCGGGTGGTCGGCGTGCACCTCGCCGGCGGGGGCGCAGTCGTGCACCTCCACCTCCCCCAGGTCGCCCACCAGCGCGCGCAGCTCGGCCTCGGCGGCCGCCGCGGTGTTCCCCGGCGCGAAGCGGAAGTTGACGTTCAGCGCCAGCTCGTCGGGGACCACGTTCTTGGAGTTGGCGGTGAGCGCCGTGGTCACCACGCACACCTCGTAGAAGGTGAGCTCGCCGAAGGCGACGGGGCGGCGCTGGAAGCCGGCGAAGCGCTCCAGCAGCGGGATGGCGCGGTAGATGGCGTTCTCGCCCTGCCAGGGCCGGGCGCTGTGGGCGCGCACCCCGCGCACGGTCACCGTGGCGTGCATGGTCCCCATGCACCCGGGCTGCAGCCCCTGGTCGGTGGGCTCCAGGATGAAGGCGAAGTCGAGCGGGGGCAGGACGCTGCCGTCGAGCACCGGCTGCAGGCCGTTGGTCTCCATCGGCCCTTCCTCGGCGTCGTAGAAGATCCACACCGGCCGCGCGCCCTGCAGCTCGCGCCAGCGGTCGAGCAGCGCCAGCATCACCGCCACGCCGCCCTTCATGTCGCTGGCGCCGCAGCCGTAGACGCGCCCGTCGCGGATGGTGTACTCCTGCCGCTCGGCGCAGCGCACGGTGTCGAGGTGCCCCACCAGCGCGACCGCGGGGAGCCCCTGCCGGCGCGGGTCGCCCGCGCAGGGGTCGCAGACCACGGAGTTGCCGATCCGCCGCACCGCGTCCGCGCCGGCCACCACCGTGCAGTGGCGCTGCACCCGGGCGGCGATCTC
Above is a window of Longimicrobium sp. DNA encoding:
- the dapE gene encoding succinyl-diaminopimelate desuccinylase; this encodes MTDTNTAAPAGADRDASARVRDELAGLTLELCRIPSETLHEAEIAARVQRHCTVVAGADAVRRIGNSVVCDPCAGDPRRQGLPAVALVGHLDTVRCAERQEYTIRDGRVYGCGASDMKGGVAVMLALLDRWRELQGARPVWIFYDAEEGPMETNGLQPVLDGSVLPPLDFAFILEPTDQGLQPGCMGTMHATVTVRGVRAHSARPWQGENAIYRAIPLLERFAGFQRRPVAFGELTFYEVCVVTTALTANSKNVVPDELALNVNFRFAPGNTAAAAEAELRALVGDLGEVEVHDCAPAGEVHADHPLIRGWRLREGLAVTPKQAWTDVARFTSHGIPAVNFGPGETAQAHQANEWCSIDSLESCYRALRRFFTP